One Cinclus cinclus chromosome 24, bCinCin1.1, whole genome shotgun sequence genomic window carries:
- the NMT1 gene encoding glycylpeptide N-tetradecanoyltransferase 1, translated as MADDSETAVRRPPARPPRPAAEENDHEHCSDCENEAEHGSNRGGLSPANDSGAKKKKKKPKRKKEKGGGDQPDQAQDQPVKVNSLPAERIQEIQKAIELFSVGQGPAKTMEEASKRSYQFWDTQPVPKLGEVVNTHGPVEPDKDNIRQEPYTLPQGFTWDALDLGDRGVLKELYTLLNENYVEDDDNMFRFDYSPEFLLWALRPPGWLPQWHCGVRVVSSKKLVGFISAIPATIHIYDTEKKMVEINFLCVHKKLRSKRVAPVLIREITRRVHLEGIFQAVYTAGVVLPKPVGTCRYWHRSLNPRKLIEVKFSHLSRNMTMQRTTKLYRLPETPKTPGLRPMEHKDIPAVHKLLTEYLKQFHLTPVMSREEVEHWFVPQENIIDTFVVESAPGEVTDFLSFYTLPSTIMNHPTHKSLKAAYSFYNVHTKTPLIDLMSDALILAKSKGFDVFNALDLMENKTFLEKLKFGIGDGNLQYYLYNWKCPSMAPEKVGLVLQ; from the exons GGGCTTGAGTCCAGCAAATGACAGCGgagccaaaaagaagaaaaagaaacccaaacggaagaaagaaaagggaggaGGAGACCAACCCGACCAGGCTCAGGACCAGCCAGTGAAG GTGAACTCTTTACCTGCTGAGCGGATCCAGGAGATTCAAAAAGCCATTGAGCTCTTCTCTGTGGGTCAGGGCCCTGCCAAAACCATGGAGGAAGCCAGCAAGAGGAGCTACCAGTTCTGGGACACACAGCCAGTGCCCAAGTTAG GAGAAGTGGTGAACACCCACGGTCCGGTGGAGCCGGACAAGGACAATATCCGCCAGGAGCCGTACACCCTGCCCCAGGGCTTCACCTGGGATGCCCTGGACCTGGGGGATAGAGGTGTG ctgaaggagctctACACACTGCTCAACGAGAACTATGTGGAGGATGATGACAACATGTTCCGGTTCGATTACTCGCCTGAGTTCCTGCTGTG ggcaCTGCGTCCTccaggctggctgccccagtGGCATTGTGGGGTCCGAGTGGTCTCCAGCAAGAAGCTGGTAGGATTTATCAGCGCAATTCCAGCCACCATCCACATCTATGACAC AGAGAAGAAGATGGTGGAGATAAACTTCCTGTGTGTCCACAAAAAGCTTCGCTCCAAACGGGTGGCTCCGGTTCTGATCCGTGAGATCACACGGAGGGTGCATCTGGAGGGAATCTTCCAGGCTGTTTACACTGCAGGAGTGGTGCTGCCAAAGCCTGTGGGGACTTGTAG GTATTGGCACCGCTCCCTGAATCCTCGGAAACTCATCGAGGTGAAATTTTCCCACCTGAGCAGGAACATGACTATGCAACGGACCACGAAGCTTTACCGGCTGCCCGAG ACTCCTAAGACTCCAGGCTTGCGGCCCATGGAGCACAAGGACATCCCTGCTGTGCACAAGCTCTTGACTGAGTACCTGAAGCAGTTCCACCTGACACCCGTGATGAGCCGAGAGGAGGTGGAGCACTGGTTCGTACCTCAGGAGAACATCATCGACACCTTTGTGGTGGAG AGTGCTCCGGGAGAGGTGACAGACTTCCTGAGCTTTTACACGCTGCCCTCCACCATCATGAACCACCCGACTCACAAGAGCCTGAAAGCTGCTTATTCCTTCTACAACGTTCACACCAAGACGCCTCTCATCGACCTCATGAGCGACGCGCTCATCCTCGCCAAGTcg AAAGGATTTGACGTCTTTAATGCACTGGATctcatggaaaacaaaaccttccTGGAGAAGCTGAAGTTTGGGATCGGGGATGGGAACCTGCAGTATTACCTGTACAATTGGAAGTGTCCCAGCATGGCACCAGAGAAG